A genome region from Streptomyces antimycoticus includes the following:
- a CDS encoding TerB family tellurite resistance protein, producing MVHRRARRDRDLCVVGVRTLWRTVGDGEFFCPECGGDRNFRRRTGRRRIVVLGLPVLPRGPVAPIVECAACGSRYGTEVLDHPTTIRFSAMLRDAVHTVALAVLAAGGTEATAVRQVAVGAVRAAGFADCSEDQLLALIEALAADTGRLPGACGERDGLDPCGTALAIELHEALEPLAPHLAPTGREAILLQGARIAVADGPYRPAERAVLETVGRALMICPDDTARLLAATRAAF from the coding sequence GTGGTGCACCGGCGAGCCCGCCGTGACCGGGACCTGTGTGTGGTAGGTGTGCGCACTCTGTGGCGGACCGTCGGCGATGGTGAGTTCTTCTGCCCTGAATGCGGAGGTGACCGCAACTTCCGCCGCCGTACCGGCCGCCGTCGCATCGTGGTGCTCGGCCTGCCCGTGCTGCCGCGCGGACCGGTCGCGCCCATCGTGGAATGCGCGGCCTGCGGCAGCCGCTACGGCACGGAGGTGCTCGACCACCCCACGACCATCCGCTTCTCCGCGATGCTCCGCGACGCGGTGCACACCGTGGCCCTCGCGGTCCTCGCCGCGGGCGGCACCGAGGCGACGGCGGTCCGGCAGGTCGCGGTCGGCGCGGTGCGCGCCGCCGGGTTCGCCGACTGCAGCGAGGACCAGCTCCTCGCCCTCATCGAGGCGCTCGCCGCCGACACCGGGCGGCTCCCGGGCGCGTGCGGCGAGCGCGACGGCCTGGACCCGTGCGGTACGGCGCTGGCCATCGAGCTGCATGAGGCCCTGGAGCCGCTGGCCCCGCATCTGGCCCCCACCGGCCGGGAGGCCATCCTCCTCCAGGGCGCCCGGATCGCCGTGGCCGACGGGCCGTACCGCCCGGCCGAGCGCGCGGTCCTGGAAACCGTCGGCCGGGCCCTGATGATCTGCCCGGACGACACGGCCCGGCTGCTGGCGGCGACGCGGGCGGCGTTCTGA
- the ybeY gene encoding rRNA maturation RNase YbeY → MAIDVNNESGTDIDERAVLDVARYALARMRIHPLSELSVIVVDADAMEQLHIQWMDLPGPTDVMSFPMDELRPPAKDDEEPPQGLLGDIVLCPEVARKQGEEAPTGHSMDEELQLLTVHGVLHLLGYDHEEADERAEMFGLQAAIIDGWRAEQGVTGPSPAPTVR, encoded by the coding sequence ATGGCGATCGACGTCAACAACGAGTCCGGGACCGATATCGACGAGCGGGCTGTGCTCGACGTCGCCCGCTACGCGCTGGCCCGGATGCGTATCCACCCGCTCTCCGAGCTCTCGGTGATCGTCGTCGACGCCGACGCCATGGAGCAGCTGCACATCCAGTGGATGGACCTGCCGGGGCCGACCGATGTCATGTCCTTCCCGATGGACGAGCTGCGCCCGCCGGCCAAGGACGACGAGGAGCCCCCGCAGGGCCTCCTCGGGGACATCGTGCTCTGCCCCGAAGTGGCCAGGAAGCAGGGGGAGGAGGCGCCGACCGGGCACTCCATGGACGAGGAGCTGCAGCTGCTCACCGTCCACGGCGTCCTCCACCTCCTCGGCTATGACCACGAGGAGGCGGACGAGCGCGCCGAGATGTTCGGCCTGCAGGCCGCCATCATCGACGGCTGGCGCGCGGAGCAGGGCGTGACCGGCCCCTCCCCGGCCCCCACCGTCCGATGA
- a CDS encoding hemolysin family protein: MSAQLVTATVLLVVVAWLAACAEAGLARTTRFRAEEAVRSGRRGSAKLMLVAEDPTRYLNVALLVRVACEVAAGAVVTFASLREFDETWKALTVAIGVMVLVSYVAVGVSPRTIGAQHPLNTATVAAYVLIPLARVMGPIPPLLILLGNALTPGKGFRKGPFASEAELRALVDLAEQESLIEDEERRMVHSVFELGDTLVREVMVPRTDLVVIERFKTIRQALTLALRSGFSRIPVTGENEDDIVGVVYLKDLVRKTHINREAETELVSTAMRPATFVPDTKNAGDLLREMQQERNHVAVVIDEYGGTAGIVTIEDILEEIVGEITDEYDRELPPIEDLGDGTHRVTARLALGDLGELYGTDLEDEDVETVGGLLAKALGRVPIAGATAQVDVPEGGIDPALKALRLTAESPAGRRNRIVTVLVEPVRETAAAEPE; this comes from the coding sequence ATGAGCGCCCAGCTCGTCACCGCGACCGTCCTGCTGGTCGTGGTGGCCTGGTTGGCGGCCTGCGCGGAGGCCGGTCTCGCCCGCACCACCCGGTTCCGGGCCGAGGAGGCCGTGCGCTCCGGGCGCCGGGGCAGCGCCAAGCTGATGCTCGTCGCCGAGGACCCCACCCGCTATCTCAATGTGGCGCTGCTGGTCAGGGTCGCCTGCGAGGTCGCGGCGGGCGCGGTCGTCACGTTCGCGAGTCTGCGCGAGTTCGACGAGACGTGGAAGGCGCTGACCGTCGCGATCGGCGTGATGGTCCTGGTGTCATATGTGGCCGTCGGCGTCTCCCCGCGCACCATCGGCGCCCAGCATCCGCTCAACACCGCGACCGTCGCCGCCTATGTGCTGATCCCGCTGGCCCGGGTCATGGGCCCCATCCCGCCGCTGCTGATCCTCCTCGGTAACGCGCTCACGCCCGGCAAGGGATTCCGTAAGGGCCCGTTCGCCTCCGAGGCCGAGCTGCGCGCCCTGGTGGACCTCGCCGAGCAGGAGTCGCTGATCGAGGACGAGGAGCGGCGCATGGTCCACTCCGTCTTCGAGCTCGGCGACACCCTCGTGCGCGAGGTGATGGTGCCGCGCACCGACCTGGTGGTCATCGAGCGCTTCAAGACCATCCGGCAGGCCCTCACCCTCGCCCTGCGCTCCGGCTTCTCCCGGATCCCGGTCACCGGGGAGAACGAGGACGACATCGTGGGGGTCGTCTACCTCAAGGATCTTGTCCGTAAGACGCATATCAACCGCGAGGCCGAGACCGAGCTGGTCTCCACCGCGATGCGGCCCGCCACCTTCGTCCCGGACACCAAGAACGCGGGCGATCTGCTGCGCGAGATGCAGCAGGAGCGCAACCACGTCGCCGTCGTGATCGACGAGTACGGCGGCACGGCCGGCATCGTCACCATCGAGGACATCCTCGAGGAGATCGTCGGCGAGATCACCGATGAGTACGACCGCGAGCTGCCGCCCATCGAGGACCTCGGCGACGGCACCCACCGGGTGACCGCCCGGCTCGCCCTCGGCGACCTGGGCGAGCTGTACGGCACGGATCTGGAGGACGAGGACGTCGAGACGGTGGGCGGGCTGCTCGCCAAGGCGCTGGGCCGGGTGCCGATCGCGGGCGCCACGGCCCAGGTCGACGTCCCCGAGGGCGGCATCGACCCCGCGCTCAAGGCGCTGCGGCTGACCGCCGAGTCCCCGGCGGGCCGCCGCAACCGCATTGTCACGGTGCTGGTCGAGCCGGTCCGCGAGACCGCCGCGGCCGAGCCGGAGTAG
- a CDS encoding cytidine deaminase: protein MSEAAQLDPEDRKIITLARSVRARNSVAEGAAVRDETGRTYVAGTVALDSLKLSALRTAVAMAVASGATSLEAAAVVTEAESASDEDRAAVRDLGGAGTPVLLAGLDGTLRATLPA, encoded by the coding sequence ATGAGCGAAGCAGCGCAGCTGGACCCCGAAGACCGCAAGATCATCACGCTGGCCCGCTCCGTGCGGGCCCGTAACTCCGTGGCGGAGGGCGCCGCTGTCCGCGATGAGACGGGGCGTACGTATGTCGCCGGGACCGTGGCCCTCGACTCGCTGAAGCTGAGCGCCCTGCGGACCGCCGTCGCCATGGCGGTGGCGAGCGGTGCCACGTCCCTGGAGGCCGCGGCCGTGGTGACCGAGGCGGAGAGCGCGTCGGACGAGGACCGCGCGGCCGTCCGGGACCTCGGCGGGGCCGGGACGCCGGTGCTGCTGGCGGGCCTCGACGGCACCCTGCGGGCCACGCTGCCGGCCTGA
- the era gene encoding GTPase Era, with protein sequence MTAGTSPSPTEQRETPHRSGFACFVGRPNAGKSTLTNALVGTKVAITSNRPQTTRHTVRGIVHRPEAQLVLVDTPGLHKPRTLLGERLNDVVRTTWAEVDVIGFCLPADQKLGPGDRYIATELAGIKKTPKVAIVTKTDLVESKQLAEQLIAIDRLGTELGIEWAEIVPVSAVGDKQVGLLADLLVPLLPEGPALYPEGDLTDEPEQVMVAELIREAALEGVRDELPHSIAVVVEEMLPREDRPADRPLLDIHANLYIERPSQKGIIIGPKGRRLKEVGTKSRKHIEALLGTPVFLDLHVKVAKDWQRDPRQLRKLGF encoded by the coding sequence ATGACTGCCGGTACCTCCCCGTCCCCGACCGAGCAGCGGGAGACCCCGCACCGCTCGGGCTTCGCCTGCTTCGTCGGCCGCCCCAACGCGGGCAAGTCGACCCTGACCAATGCGCTGGTGGGGACGAAGGTCGCGATCACCTCGAACCGCCCGCAGACCACCCGCCACACCGTCCGCGGCATCGTGCACCGCCCCGAGGCCCAGCTGGTGCTCGTCGACACCCCCGGTCTGCACAAGCCGCGGACCCTGCTCGGCGAGCGGCTCAACGATGTCGTGCGCACCACCTGGGCCGAGGTCGACGTCATCGGCTTCTGCCTGCCCGCCGACCAGAAGCTGGGCCCCGGCGACCGCTATATCGCCACCGAACTCGCGGGGATCAAGAAGACCCCCAAGGTCGCGATCGTCACCAAGACCGATCTGGTCGAGTCCAAGCAGCTCGCCGAGCAATTGATCGCCATCGACCGGCTCGGCACGGAGCTGGGCATCGAATGGGCCGAGATCGTCCCGGTGTCGGCTGTGGGCGACAAGCAGGTGGGCCTGCTGGCGGATCTGCTGGTCCCGCTGCTGCCCGAGGGCCCGGCGCTCTACCCCGAGGGCGACCTTACCGATGAGCCCGAGCAGGTCATGGTCGCCGAGCTGATCCGGGAGGCCGCGCTGGAGGGCGTACGGGACGAACTGCCGCACTCCATCGCGGTGGTCGTGGAGGAGATGCTGCCCCGCGAGGACCGCCCCGCGGACCGGCCGCTCCTCGACATCCACGCCAACCTCTACATCGAGCGGCCCAGCCAGAAGGGCATCATCATCGGCCCCAAGGGACGCCGCCTCAAGGAGGTCGGCACCAAGTCCCGCAAGCACATCGAGGCACTGCTGGGCACGCCGGTCTTCCTCGACCTTCACGTCAAGGTGGCCAAGGACTGGCAGCGTGACCCGAGGCAGCTGCGGAAGCTGGGGTTCTGA
- the leuA gene encoding 2-isopropylmalate synthase, which yields MTTHSDTPGRSATSGSAVGRPTPLTAATVTQRPSGMPIHKYGPYEAVDIPDRTWPDNRITVAPRWLSTDLRDGNQALIDPMSPARKREMFDLLVRMGYKEIEVGFPSSGQTDFDFVRSIIEEGAIPEDVTISVLTQAREELIERTVESLRGAHRATVHLYNATAPTFRRVVFRGTREQVKQIAVDGTRLVVEYADKILGDETVFGYQYSPEIFTDTELDFALEVCEGVMDVWQPEEGREIILNLPATVERSTPSTHADRFEWMSRQLSRREHICLSVHPHNDRGTAVAAAELAIMAGADRIEGCLFGQGERTGNVDLVTLGMNLFSQGVDPQIDFSQIDEVRRTAEYCNQMEIHPRHPYAGDLVYTSFSGSHQDAIKKGFEALEASAAEQGKTVDEIEWAVPYLPIDPKDVGRSYEAVIRVNSQSGKGGIAYVLKNDHNLDLPRRMQIEFSKTIQAKTDAEGGEVTPGQIWAAFQDEYLPTDDNRWGRIALRSAQTSTTSEGTDALTVETVVDGTETVLTGTGNGPLAAFFDALASIDVDVRLLDYSEHTLSEGAASQAAAYIECAIDGQVLWGVGIDANIVRASLKAVVSAVNRARR from the coding sequence ATGACGACTCATTCCGATACGCCCGGCCGTTCCGCGACCTCCGGCAGCGCCGTCGGCCGTCCCACGCCCCTCACGGCCGCGACCGTCACCCAGCGTCCCTCCGGTATGCCGATCCACAAGTACGGCCCGTACGAGGCCGTCGACATCCCGGACCGCACCTGGCCGGACAACCGCATCACCGTCGCCCCGCGCTGGCTGTCCACCGATCTGCGGGACGGCAACCAGGCGCTGATCGACCCGATGTCCCCGGCCCGCAAGCGCGAGATGTTCGACCTGCTGGTACGCATGGGCTACAAGGAGATCGAGGTCGGCTTCCCCTCCTCCGGCCAGACCGACTTCGACTTCGTACGGTCGATCATCGAGGAGGGCGCGATCCCGGAGGACGTTACGATCTCCGTCCTCACCCAGGCGCGCGAGGAGCTGATCGAGCGCACGGTGGAGTCGCTGCGCGGGGCGCACAGGGCCACCGTGCACCTGTACAACGCCACCGCCCCCACCTTCCGCCGCGTCGTCTTCCGCGGCACCCGGGAGCAGGTCAAGCAGATCGCGGTGGATGGCACCCGGCTGGTGGTGGAGTACGCGGACAAGATCCTCGGCGATGAGACGGTCTTCGGCTACCAGTACAGCCCGGAGATCTTCACCGACACCGAGCTGGACTTCGCGCTGGAGGTCTGCGAGGGCGTCATGGACGTCTGGCAGCCCGAGGAGGGCCGCGAGATCATCCTCAACCTGCCGGCCACCGTGGAGCGCTCGACCCCGTCCACCCACGCGGACCGCTTCGAGTGGATGTCCCGCCAGTTGTCCCGGCGCGAGCACATCTGCCTGTCGGTGCATCCGCACAACGACCGCGGCACCGCCGTCGCCGCCGCCGAGCTGGCGATCATGGCCGGGGCGGACCGGATCGAGGGCTGTCTGTTCGGGCAGGGCGAGCGCACCGGCAATGTCGACCTGGTGACGCTGGGCATGAACCTGTTCTCCCAGGGCGTCGACCCGCAGATCGACTTCTCGCAGATCGACGAGGTCCGCCGCACCGCCGAGTACTGCAACCAGATGGAGATCCACCCGCGCCACCCCTACGCGGGCGATCTGGTCTACACCTCCTTCTCCGGCTCCCACCAGGACGCCATCAAGAAGGGATTCGAGGCGCTGGAGGCGAGCGCCGCCGAGCAGGGCAAGACGGTGGACGAGATCGAGTGGGCGGTCCCGTACCTGCCCATCGACCCCAAGGACGTCGGCCGCTCCTACGAGGCCGTGATCCGGGTGAATTCGCAGTCCGGCAAGGGCGGCATCGCCTATGTCCTGAAGAACGACCACAACCTGGACCTGCCGCGCAGGATGCAGATCGAGTTCTCCAAGACGATTCAGGCCAAAACCGATGCCGAGGGTGGCGAGGTCACCCCGGGCCAGATCTGGGCGGCCTTCCAGGACGAGTACCTGCCGACCGACGACAACCGGTGGGGCCGGATCGCGCTGCGCAGCGCACAGACGTCCACCACCAGCGAGGGCACCGACGCGCTCACCGTCGAGACGGTCGTGGACGGCACCGAGACGGTGCTGACCGGCACCGGCAACGGCCCGCTGGCGGCCTTCTTCGACGCCCTGGCCTCGATCGATGTGGACGTACGACTGCTGGACTACTCCGAGCACACCCTGAGCGAGGGCGCCGCGTCCCAGGCCGCCGCGTACATCGAATGCGCGATCGACGGGCAGGTGCTGTGGGGTGTCGGAATCGACGCCAACATCGTGCGGGCCTCGCTCAAGGCGGTCGTCTCCGCGGTGAACCGGGCGCGCCGGTGA
- a CDS encoding beta strand repeat-containing protein, translated as MSTTVVTSTPNPSVFGQTVTYTATVTGITAGTPPFGDVTFTIAGGPTIGPVTLAATGTDSGMASVTDSTPLAAGPHVVTATFVNSTDPSDNSSGTTIQLVNQSATTTTVTFVPPAPVCGESVTLTVNVAAVSPGDGTPTGTVTFIVSADGPTMTGALDAAGNASVTVPALSVGTHQVAAFYNGDTNFAASNSPLTPLTVNPADSTTTLTVSPAAPVCGEEVTLCAQVTTTPPGTCTPTGTVTFAVDGVPTVVAAIDATGQACVSAGDIPAGTHTVTATYNGNGDVAGSTGTGTVTVGQGASTTTVTVSPAAPVCGEEVTLCAQVTTTPPSTCIPTGTVTFTITGGPVLTGMLDATGQACVTTSDLTAGSYTVTATYAGDTGVGSSTGSASFTVGQGMSTTTVSVSPSPTVCGEPVTICADVTVAPPSTCIPTGTVTFTIAGGPTLTGMLDATGQACVTTNAIPVGTNTVTATYAGDGGVTGSTGTGSVTVNQAFSTTVLTITPSTVSCGETVSLCAQVTTTPPGTCTPTGTVTFTIAGGPTLTAPLDATGQACVTATSIPVGPHAVTATYSGDTGVAGSSDTGSVTVNQGVSTTTLSFLPTSPVCGQQVTLCAQVTVTPPSTCTATGTVTFTIAGGPTLTGTLDANGQACVTTSAIPVGTHAVTVSYAGNTGVAGSSATGSITVGQAASTTTLTITPASPVCGQPVTLCAQVTPTSPGTCTATGTVTFTIAGGPTLTGTLDANGQACVTTSAIPAGAHAVSASYAGNTGVAGSSATGTVTIGQAATTTTLTSSPNPSAPGQNVTFTATVAAVPPATGTPTGTVTFVISGGPTLTGTLNASGVATASTNALTTGAHTVTATYSGDGCFGPSTSPTITQNVGAAPSGTTVTATPATIRLRFNGTLVIPTLSATLRDASNNPVSGQTLTFVANSLLGPIALGSAVTNASGTATLSNVTVPPTILTASTYTASFGGAPGLSPSSGSASLTFQPTPILP; from the coding sequence ATGTCCACCACTGTGGTGACCTCCACGCCGAATCCCTCCGTCTTCGGTCAAACCGTCACCTACACCGCCACCGTCACCGGCATCACCGCCGGGACTCCTCCGTTCGGAGACGTGACCTTCACCATCGCCGGTGGCCCGACCATCGGCCCCGTGACGCTCGCCGCCACCGGGACCGATTCCGGTATGGCCAGCGTGACCGACTCCACACCACTGGCCGCCGGCCCCCATGTGGTCACGGCGACCTTCGTCAACTCCACCGACCCGAGCGACAATTCGTCCGGCACGACCATCCAGCTGGTCAACCAGTCGGCGACCACCACCACCGTCACCTTCGTTCCACCCGCGCCCGTCTGCGGGGAGAGCGTGACACTGACCGTCAATGTGGCGGCGGTGTCCCCGGGCGACGGCACACCCACCGGTACGGTCACCTTCATCGTCAGCGCGGACGGGCCCACGATGACCGGGGCCCTCGACGCCGCCGGGAACGCCTCCGTCACCGTCCCCGCCCTGAGCGTCGGCACGCACCAGGTCGCCGCGTTCTACAACGGCGACACCAACTTCGCCGCTTCCAACTCGCCCTTGACGCCGCTCACCGTCAACCCGGCCGACTCGACCACGACCCTCACCGTGTCCCCGGCCGCGCCGGTCTGCGGTGAGGAGGTGACCCTGTGCGCCCAGGTCACCACGACGCCGCCCGGCACCTGTACCCCGACGGGCACGGTGACGTTCGCCGTCGACGGTGTTCCGACGGTCGTCGCCGCGATCGACGCGACTGGCCAGGCGTGCGTGTCGGCCGGCGACATCCCGGCGGGGACGCACACCGTGACGGCCACCTACAACGGCAACGGGGATGTCGCGGGCTCGACCGGCACCGGAACGGTCACGGTCGGCCAGGGAGCCTCGACCACGACGGTCACGGTGTCCCCGGCCGCGCCGGTCTGCGGTGAGGAGGTGACCCTGTGCGCCCAGGTCACCACGACGCCGCCGAGCACCTGTATCCCGACGGGCACGGTCACCTTCACGATTACCGGCGGTCCGGTCCTGACGGGCATGCTGGACGCGACCGGCCAGGCATGCGTGACCACCAGCGACCTGACCGCGGGGTCGTACACCGTGACGGCCACGTATGCGGGCGACACGGGTGTCGGGAGCTCCACCGGCTCGGCGTCGTTCACCGTGGGTCAGGGCATGTCGACCACCACGGTGAGCGTCTCGCCCAGCCCGACCGTCTGCGGTGAGCCCGTGACCATCTGCGCGGACGTGACCGTCGCACCGCCGAGCACCTGTATCCCGACGGGCACGGTCACCTTCACGATCGCGGGTGGTCCGACCCTGACGGGCATGCTGGACGCGACCGGCCAGGCATGCGTGACCACCAATGCCATCCCGGTCGGCACCAACACCGTGACCGCCACCTATGCGGGCGACGGGGGCGTCACGGGCTCGACGGGGACCGGCTCCGTCACGGTGAACCAGGCGTTCTCGACGACCGTGCTGACCATCACGCCCAGCACGGTGTCATGCGGCGAGACGGTCAGCCTGTGCGCCCAGGTCACCACGACACCGCCCGGCACCTGCACCCCGACCGGAACGGTCACCTTCACGATCGCGGGTGGTCCGACCCTGACCGCGCCCCTCGACGCGACCGGCCAGGCATGCGTGACGGCCACCAGCATCCCGGTCGGCCCCCACGCGGTGACGGCCACCTACTCCGGTGACACCGGCGTCGCGGGCTCGTCCGACACCGGGTCCGTCACGGTCAACCAAGGCGTCTCGACCACGACGCTGTCCTTCCTGCCCACCTCACCGGTGTGCGGCCAGCAGGTGACCTTGTGTGCTCAGGTGACGGTCACGCCGCCCAGCACCTGCACCGCGACCGGGACGGTGACGTTCACGATCGCGGGTGGTCCGACGCTGACCGGGACGCTCGACGCAAATGGTCAGGCGTGTGTGACGACCAGTGCCATTCCGGTGGGCACGCATGCGGTGACGGTCTCGTACGCGGGGAACACCGGCGTCGCGGGCTCGTCGGCCACCGGTTCCATCACCGTCGGCCAGGCCGCGTCCACGACCACGCTGACCATCACGCCCGCCTCGCCGGTGTGCGGCCAGCCGGTGACCCTGTGCGCGCAGGTGACCCCGACGTCGCCCGGCACCTGCACCGCGACCGGGACGGTGACGTTCACGATCGCGGGTGGTCCGACGCTGACCGGGACGCTCGACGCAAATGGTCAGGCGTGTGTGACGACCAGTGCCATCCCGGCCGGCGCGCATGCGGTGTCGGCTTCGTACGCGGGGAACACCGGCGTCGCGGGCTCGTCGGCCACCGGCACCGTCACCATCGGCCAGGCGGCCACCACGACCACGCTCACCTCCTCGCCGAACCCGTCCGCGCCCGGTCAGAACGTGACCTTCACGGCCACCGTGGCCGCGGTGCCGCCTGCGACGGGCACACCGACCGGGACCGTCACCTTCGTGATCAGCGGCGGGCCCACCCTCACCGGCACGCTCAACGCCTCCGGCGTGGCGACGGCCAGCACCAACGCCCTCACCACCGGAGCGCACACGGTCACCGCCACCTACAGCGGCGACGGCTGCTTCGGCCCTTCGACCTCGCCGACGATCACCCAGAACGTGGGCGCGGCGCCGTCCGGGACCACCGTGACCGCCACTCCGGCCACCATCCGTCTGCGGTTCAACGGCACGCTGGTCATCCCGACCCTGAGCGCGACGCTGAGGGACGCGTCGAACAACCCGGTCTCCGGCCAGACCCTCACCTTCGTCGCCAACTCGCTGCTGGGCCCGATCGCGCTGGGCAGCGCGGTCACCAACGCCAGCGGCACGGCGACGCTCAGCAATGTGACCGTCCCGCCGACCATCCTCACCGCTTCGACCTACACCGCCTCCTTCGGCGGCGCCCCGGGCCTGAGCCCGTCGTCGGGCTCGGCCTCGCTGACCTTCCAGCCGACGCCGATCCTCCCGTAA
- a CDS encoding M4 family metallopeptidase, producing the protein MDANANAPARARSHRRGTFCTIVPPHVLDKLSHAEDASLADLARRTLEHDALQRTRRRITTVRGVPAARAAAPSDKPERTIYDAHRKTSLPGKKVRGEGDQASGDDSVNRAYDGLGATFELFLKAYGRRSIDDSGLPLNASVHYSEDYNNAFWDGEQMVFGDGDGEVFLDFTIPVDVMAHELTHGVTQYTANLEYFGQSGALNESMSDVFGSLVKQHVLGHSAEEADWLIGAGLLTDRVTGVALRSMKAPGTAYDDDVLGKDPQPGTMDDYVRTSRDNGGVHINSGIPNHAFYLAATALGGNAWERAGQIWFDVLTGGDLASDAEFADFAHLTVAAAHARYGEGEEQTAVQEAWAGVGITDLRARVGAR; encoded by the coding sequence ATGGACGCCAACGCCAATGCCCCCGCGCGGGCCCGCAGTCACCGCCGTGGCACCTTCTGCACGATCGTGCCGCCGCATGTCCTCGACAAGCTGTCCCATGCCGAGGACGCCTCGCTGGCCGATCTCGCCCGCCGCACCCTGGAGCACGACGCCCTGCAGCGCACCCGCCGCCGGATCACCACCGTGCGCGGGGTCCCCGCCGCGCGGGCCGCCGCGCCCTCCGACAAGCCCGAGCGCACCATCTACGACGCCCACCGCAAGACCTCGCTACCGGGGAAGAAGGTGCGCGGCGAGGGCGACCAGGCGAGCGGGGACGACTCGGTGAACCGCGCCTACGACGGGCTCGGCGCGACCTTCGAGCTCTTCCTCAAGGCGTACGGCAGGCGCTCGATCGACGACTCCGGCCTGCCGCTGAACGCGAGCGTCCACTACAGCGAGGACTACAACAACGCCTTCTGGGACGGCGAGCAGATGGTCTTCGGCGACGGGGACGGCGAGGTCTTCCTGGACTTCACCATCCCGGTCGACGTCATGGCCCATGAGCTCACCCACGGCGTCACGCAGTACACCGCCAACCTCGAGTACTTCGGCCAGTCCGGGGCGCTCAACGAGTCGATGTCCGACGTCTTCGGCTCACTGGTCAAGCAGCATGTGCTCGGCCACAGCGCCGAGGAGGCCGACTGGCTGATCGGCGCGGGGCTGCTGACGGACCGGGTCACCGGGGTGGCCCTGCGCTCGATGAAGGCCCCTGGCACCGCGTACGACGACGATGTGCTGGGCAAGGACCCGCAGCCGGGCACGATGGACGACTACGTCCGCACCTCACGCGACAACGGCGGCGTCCACATCAACTCCGGCATCCCCAACCACGCCTTCTACCTCGCCGCCACCGCCCTGGGCGGCAACGCCTGGGAGCGCGCCGGGCAGATCTGGTTCGACGTGCTGACCGGCGGCGATCTGGCCTCCGACGCGGAGTTCGCCGACTTCGCCCACCTTACGGTCGCCGCGGCGCACGCCCGCTACGGCGAGGGCGAGGAGCAGACGGCGGTGCAGGAGGCGTGGGCCGGGGTGGGCATCACCGATCTGCGGGCCCGCGTGGGCGCGCGGTAG
- a CDS encoding protealysin inhibitor emfourin, which produces MRISVTRTGGFAGIERRAELDTTGRPDATHLDALAHQAVETGHITAARGVPDGFQYEITVDGRTVHAADPHLSDAQRELIRTVLKEGA; this is translated from the coding sequence ATGCGCATCTCCGTCACCCGCACCGGCGGTTTCGCCGGAATCGAGCGCCGGGCCGAGCTGGACACGACCGGCCGGCCCGACGCCACGCATCTGGACGCCCTGGCCCATCAGGCCGTCGAGACCGGCCACATCACGGCCGCCCGCGGCGTCCCCGACGGCTTCCAGTACGAGATCACCGTCGACGGCCGCACCGTCCACGCCGCGGACCCCCATCTGAGCGACGCCCAGCGGGAACTGATCCGCACGGTGCTGAAGGAAGGCGCGTAG